One stretch of Harmonia axyridis chromosome 1, icHarAxyr1.1, whole genome shotgun sequence DNA includes these proteins:
- the LOC123670664 gene encoding rho GTPase-activating protein gacF-like isoform X2: MNNFEAMEFKSIAPNSLCDPFLNISMNDIDIGRESIPLLELSNSFGRESLGILKLGCDINNRLNNLPLYKNPPNNDASPNVLDRGFFLSSHSDLKSASTINSSNFSFNLRAPDQLSLINISDFPSSIQYSNSTNLLNDGFLCTTALSEKLLQEYRSRFNSLPIITDDKNEVLAKRTVERASEGCQINANILEDEGNKFNDSVFIEAHYLAAKFKEEGSKDGFVLDETDPPELINGDLESSNNSKEEKEKCDSEEIFKKIDKLLPANELHKLNKKLENHSSEHLKLQDRNTASPLPVKEKPVETEPQISLCNPISSSNGYIDEANGKSDEIDNMKDTGSEKIHVEETDRILQALSLILTKNDRSKKDTEEGQCLLNTLQDMLSNNSKEKSKSIINESSKSTNCTNNIHSTSTKSQSSSNLNHSTTGNSLKKKHSNSFSYPNKALKTKLNSGVVRSPSFDGSKTKNSVSSAESSVEVRNYSGENRAINLKLKKINSTTMRRGPMKATVPMENITKPQIKGTPTKTQQILPKLKSRISTPIRDLQIKPMAQSTPDNKTNNNSLPMEITNVRSLSSSNIQEKSTYTSPVTSVSSFKDSFQSKERQSSQLPRRNSVSEGRKSSTSSDVKRSLSMKESSIMKAMSKIRQNISMSKGPLRDCSNLSSRESLSSSGKIVTTPKRVTRGFGKENTSAVC; this comes from the exons ATGAATAACTTCGAAGCGATGGAATTCAAAAGTATTGCACCAAATTCGCTTTGCGATccatttttaaatatatcaatgaATGACATAGATATTGGAAGGGAATCTATACCTTTGTTGGAACTTAGTAATTCGTTTGGAAGAGAGTCATTGGGAATTCTTAAGCTAGGCTGTGATATAAATAATCGTTTAAATAATTTACCTCTATACAAAAATCCACCCAACAATGATGCATCTCCTAATGTATTAGACAGAGGTTTTTTCCTTTCATCACACAGCGATTTAAAAAGTGCATCAACAATaaattcttccaatttttcattcaatttaagaGCTCCTGATCAACTTTCTCTCATAAACATATCAGATTTTCCAAGTTCGATTCAATATTCTAACAGTACCAATCTGTTGAATGATGGTTTTTTATGTACAACTGCATTGAGTGAAAAACTTCTTCAAGAATATAGATCTCGATTCAATTCCTTGCCTATTATAACTGATGACAAAAATGAAGTCCTGGCCAAGCGGACTGTAGAAAGAGCCTCGGAAGGATGTCAAATCAATGCTAATATTTTGGAAGACGAGGGAAATAAATTT AATGACTCTGTTTTCATAGAAGCTCATTATTTAGCAGccaaattcaaagaagaag GATCAAAGGATGGTTTTGTTTTGGATGAGACAGATCCTCCAGAACTCATTAATGGAGATCTAGAAAGCAGTAATAACAGTAAAGAGGAAAAGGAAAAATGTGATAGTgaagaaatattcaagaaaatagataAATTGCTTCCAGCTAATGAGCTACATAAACTCAATAAAAAACTAGAAAATCATAGTTCAGAACATTTGAAACTGCAAGATAGAAATACAGCATCTCCATTACCAGTGAAAGAAAAACCAGTTGAGACTGAACCGCAAATATCACTATGTAATCCTATTTCTTCAAGCAATGGGTATATCGATGAAGCGAATGGAAAATCTGATGAGATAGATAATATGAAAGATACTGGATCTGAAAAAATTCATGTAGAGGAAACAGATAGAATACTCCAAGCCCTTTCTCTCATCCTCACAAAGAATGATAGAAGTAAAAAGGACACAGAAGAAGGACAATGTTTGTTAAATACTTTACAAGATATGCTGTCTAACAATTCTAAAGAGAAAAGTAAATCCATTATTAATGAATCTTCTAAGAGTACAAACT gtACAAACAATATTCATAGCACTTCCACAAAATCTCAAAGTAGTTCAAACTTAAATCATTCTACCACAGGGAATAGCCTAAAGAAAAAACATAGTAATTCATTTTCATACCCAAACAAagcattgaaaacaaaattgaattctgGTGTAGTTAGATCCCCAAGTTTTGATGGGTCCAAAACAAAAAACTCTGTGAGTAGTGCTGAATCTAGTGTCGAAGTTAGAAACTATAGTGGTGAAAATCGAGCaatcaatttaaaattgaagaaaataaattctACGACTATGAGAAGAGGACCTATGAAGGCAACTGTTCCTATGGAAAATATAACCAAACCACAAATAAAGG GTACTCCTACTAAAACCCAGCAAATTCTACCAAAACTGAAATCTAGAATAAGTACTCCTATTCGt GATCTTCAAATAAAACCCATGGCACAATCTACTCCagataataaaacaaataataattcattgccTATGGAAATAACCAATGTCCGAAGTTTAAG TTCTTCGAATATCCAGGAAAAATCTACTTATACAAGTCCAGTAACAAGTGTTTCATCCTTCAAAGATAGTTTTCAATCTAAAGAACGTCAGTCTTCTCAATTACCAAGAAGAAATTCAGTATCTGAGGGACGTAAATCGTCCACATCTTCAGATGTCAAAAGAAGTTTGAGTATGAAAGAAAGCTCTATCATGAAGGCAATGAGCAAAATAAGACAGAACATTTCAATGTCCAAAGGGCCACTTCGTGATTGTTCTAATTTATCATCAAGGGAGAGTTTGAGTTCATCTGGAAAGATTGTCACTACACCGAAGAGAGTG acgAGAGGTTTTGGCAAGGAGAACACTTCTGCTGTTTGTTGA
- the LOC123670664 gene encoding rho GTPase-activating protein gacF-like isoform X1 — MVTMNNFEAMEFKSIAPNSLCDPFLNISMNDIDIGRESIPLLELSNSFGRESLGILKLGCDINNRLNNLPLYKNPPNNDASPNVLDRGFFLSSHSDLKSASTINSSNFSFNLRAPDQLSLINISDFPSSIQYSNSTNLLNDGFLCTTALSEKLLQEYRSRFNSLPIITDDKNEVLAKRTVERASEGCQINANILEDEGNKFNDSVFIEAHYLAAKFKEEGSKDGFVLDETDPPELINGDLESSNNSKEEKEKCDSEEIFKKIDKLLPANELHKLNKKLENHSSEHLKLQDRNTASPLPVKEKPVETEPQISLCNPISSSNGYIDEANGKSDEIDNMKDTGSEKIHVEETDRILQALSLILTKNDRSKKDTEEGQCLLNTLQDMLSNNSKEKSKSIINESSKSTNCTNNIHSTSTKSQSSSNLNHSTTGNSLKKKHSNSFSYPNKALKTKLNSGVVRSPSFDGSKTKNSVSSAESSVEVRNYSGENRAINLKLKKINSTTMRRGPMKATVPMENITKPQIKGTPTKTQQILPKLKSRISTPIRDLQIKPMAQSTPDNKTNNNSLPMEITNVRSLSSSNIQEKSTYTSPVTSVSSFKDSFQSKERQSSQLPRRNSVSEGRKSSTSSDVKRSLSMKESSIMKAMSKIRQNISMSKGPLRDCSNLSSRESLSSSGKIVTTPKRVTRGFGKENTSAVC; from the exons AT ggTAACAATGAATAACTTCGAAGCGATGGAATTCAAAAGTATTGCACCAAATTCGCTTTGCGATccatttttaaatatatcaatgaATGACATAGATATTGGAAGGGAATCTATACCTTTGTTGGAACTTAGTAATTCGTTTGGAAGAGAGTCATTGGGAATTCTTAAGCTAGGCTGTGATATAAATAATCGTTTAAATAATTTACCTCTATACAAAAATCCACCCAACAATGATGCATCTCCTAATGTATTAGACAGAGGTTTTTTCCTTTCATCACACAGCGATTTAAAAAGTGCATCAACAATaaattcttccaatttttcattcaatttaagaGCTCCTGATCAACTTTCTCTCATAAACATATCAGATTTTCCAAGTTCGATTCAATATTCTAACAGTACCAATCTGTTGAATGATGGTTTTTTATGTACAACTGCATTGAGTGAAAAACTTCTTCAAGAATATAGATCTCGATTCAATTCCTTGCCTATTATAACTGATGACAAAAATGAAGTCCTGGCCAAGCGGACTGTAGAAAGAGCCTCGGAAGGATGTCAAATCAATGCTAATATTTTGGAAGACGAGGGAAATAAATTT AATGACTCTGTTTTCATAGAAGCTCATTATTTAGCAGccaaattcaaagaagaag GATCAAAGGATGGTTTTGTTTTGGATGAGACAGATCCTCCAGAACTCATTAATGGAGATCTAGAAAGCAGTAATAACAGTAAAGAGGAAAAGGAAAAATGTGATAGTgaagaaatattcaagaaaatagataAATTGCTTCCAGCTAATGAGCTACATAAACTCAATAAAAAACTAGAAAATCATAGTTCAGAACATTTGAAACTGCAAGATAGAAATACAGCATCTCCATTACCAGTGAAAGAAAAACCAGTTGAGACTGAACCGCAAATATCACTATGTAATCCTATTTCTTCAAGCAATGGGTATATCGATGAAGCGAATGGAAAATCTGATGAGATAGATAATATGAAAGATACTGGATCTGAAAAAATTCATGTAGAGGAAACAGATAGAATACTCCAAGCCCTTTCTCTCATCCTCACAAAGAATGATAGAAGTAAAAAGGACACAGAAGAAGGACAATGTTTGTTAAATACTTTACAAGATATGCTGTCTAACAATTCTAAAGAGAAAAGTAAATCCATTATTAATGAATCTTCTAAGAGTACAAACT gtACAAACAATATTCATAGCACTTCCACAAAATCTCAAAGTAGTTCAAACTTAAATCATTCTACCACAGGGAATAGCCTAAAGAAAAAACATAGTAATTCATTTTCATACCCAAACAAagcattgaaaacaaaattgaattctgGTGTAGTTAGATCCCCAAGTTTTGATGGGTCCAAAACAAAAAACTCTGTGAGTAGTGCTGAATCTAGTGTCGAAGTTAGAAACTATAGTGGTGAAAATCGAGCaatcaatttaaaattgaagaaaataaattctACGACTATGAGAAGAGGACCTATGAAGGCAACTGTTCCTATGGAAAATATAACCAAACCACAAATAAAGG GTACTCCTACTAAAACCCAGCAAATTCTACCAAAACTGAAATCTAGAATAAGTACTCCTATTCGt GATCTTCAAATAAAACCCATGGCACAATCTACTCCagataataaaacaaataataattcattgccTATGGAAATAACCAATGTCCGAAGTTTAAG TTCTTCGAATATCCAGGAAAAATCTACTTATACAAGTCCAGTAACAAGTGTTTCATCCTTCAAAGATAGTTTTCAATCTAAAGAACGTCAGTCTTCTCAATTACCAAGAAGAAATTCAGTATCTGAGGGACGTAAATCGTCCACATCTTCAGATGTCAAAAGAAGTTTGAGTATGAAAGAAAGCTCTATCATGAAGGCAATGAGCAAAATAAGACAGAACATTTCAATGTCCAAAGGGCCACTTCGTGATTGTTCTAATTTATCATCAAGGGAGAGTTTGAGTTCATCTGGAAAGATTGTCACTACACCGAAGAGAGTG acgAGAGGTTTTGGCAAGGAGAACACTTCTGCTGTTTGTTGA
- the LOC123670664 gene encoding rho GTPase-activating protein gacF-like isoform X3 yields the protein MVTMNNFEAMEFKSIAPNSLCDPFLNISMNDIDIGRESIPLLELSNSFGRESLGILKLGCDINNRLNNLPLYKNPPNNDASPNVLDRGFFLSSHSDLKSASTINSSNFSFNLRAPDQLSLINISDFPSSIQYSNSTNLLNDGFLCTTALSEKLLQEYRSRFNSLPIITDDKNEVLAKRTVERASEGCQINANILEDEGNKFNDSVFIEAHYLAAKFKEEGSKDGFVLDETDPPELINGDLESSNNSKEEKEKCDSEEIFKKIDKLLPANELHKLNKKLENHSSEHLKLQDRNTASPLPVKEKPVETEPQISLCNPISSSNGYIDEANGKSDEIDNMKDTGSEKIHVEETDRILQALSLILTKNDRSKKDTEEGQCLLNTLQDMLSNNSKEKSKSIINESSKSTNCTNNIHSTSTKSQSSSNLNHSTTGNSLKKKHSNSFSYPNKALKTKLNSGVVRSPSFDGSKTKNSVSSAESSVEVRNYSGENRAINLKLKKINSTTMRRGPMKATVPMENITKPQIKGTPTKTQQILPKLKSRISTPIRDLQIKPMAQSTPDNKTNNNSLPMEITNVRSLSSSNIQEKSTYTSPVTSVSSFKDSFQSKERQSSQLPRRNSVSEGRKSSTSSDVKRSLSMKESSIMKAMSKIRQNISMSKGPLRDCSNLSSRESLSSSGKIVTTPKRVVSEERKIIY from the exons AT ggTAACAATGAATAACTTCGAAGCGATGGAATTCAAAAGTATTGCACCAAATTCGCTTTGCGATccatttttaaatatatcaatgaATGACATAGATATTGGAAGGGAATCTATACCTTTGTTGGAACTTAGTAATTCGTTTGGAAGAGAGTCATTGGGAATTCTTAAGCTAGGCTGTGATATAAATAATCGTTTAAATAATTTACCTCTATACAAAAATCCACCCAACAATGATGCATCTCCTAATGTATTAGACAGAGGTTTTTTCCTTTCATCACACAGCGATTTAAAAAGTGCATCAACAATaaattcttccaatttttcattcaatttaagaGCTCCTGATCAACTTTCTCTCATAAACATATCAGATTTTCCAAGTTCGATTCAATATTCTAACAGTACCAATCTGTTGAATGATGGTTTTTTATGTACAACTGCATTGAGTGAAAAACTTCTTCAAGAATATAGATCTCGATTCAATTCCTTGCCTATTATAACTGATGACAAAAATGAAGTCCTGGCCAAGCGGACTGTAGAAAGAGCCTCGGAAGGATGTCAAATCAATGCTAATATTTTGGAAGACGAGGGAAATAAATTT AATGACTCTGTTTTCATAGAAGCTCATTATTTAGCAGccaaattcaaagaagaag GATCAAAGGATGGTTTTGTTTTGGATGAGACAGATCCTCCAGAACTCATTAATGGAGATCTAGAAAGCAGTAATAACAGTAAAGAGGAAAAGGAAAAATGTGATAGTgaagaaatattcaagaaaatagataAATTGCTTCCAGCTAATGAGCTACATAAACTCAATAAAAAACTAGAAAATCATAGTTCAGAACATTTGAAACTGCAAGATAGAAATACAGCATCTCCATTACCAGTGAAAGAAAAACCAGTTGAGACTGAACCGCAAATATCACTATGTAATCCTATTTCTTCAAGCAATGGGTATATCGATGAAGCGAATGGAAAATCTGATGAGATAGATAATATGAAAGATACTGGATCTGAAAAAATTCATGTAGAGGAAACAGATAGAATACTCCAAGCCCTTTCTCTCATCCTCACAAAGAATGATAGAAGTAAAAAGGACACAGAAGAAGGACAATGTTTGTTAAATACTTTACAAGATATGCTGTCTAACAATTCTAAAGAGAAAAGTAAATCCATTATTAATGAATCTTCTAAGAGTACAAACT gtACAAACAATATTCATAGCACTTCCACAAAATCTCAAAGTAGTTCAAACTTAAATCATTCTACCACAGGGAATAGCCTAAAGAAAAAACATAGTAATTCATTTTCATACCCAAACAAagcattgaaaacaaaattgaattctgGTGTAGTTAGATCCCCAAGTTTTGATGGGTCCAAAACAAAAAACTCTGTGAGTAGTGCTGAATCTAGTGTCGAAGTTAGAAACTATAGTGGTGAAAATCGAGCaatcaatttaaaattgaagaaaataaattctACGACTATGAGAAGAGGACCTATGAAGGCAACTGTTCCTATGGAAAATATAACCAAACCACAAATAAAGG GTACTCCTACTAAAACCCAGCAAATTCTACCAAAACTGAAATCTAGAATAAGTACTCCTATTCGt GATCTTCAAATAAAACCCATGGCACAATCTACTCCagataataaaacaaataataattcattgccTATGGAAATAACCAATGTCCGAAGTTTAAG TTCTTCGAATATCCAGGAAAAATCTACTTATACAAGTCCAGTAACAAGTGTTTCATCCTTCAAAGATAGTTTTCAATCTAAAGAACGTCAGTCTTCTCAATTACCAAGAAGAAATTCAGTATCTGAGGGACGTAAATCGTCCACATCTTCAGATGTCAAAAGAAGTTTGAGTATGAAAGAAAGCTCTATCATGAAGGCAATGAGCAAAATAAGACAGAACATTTCAATGTCCAAAGGGCCACTTCGTGATTGTTCTAATTTATCATCAAGGGAGAGTTTGAGTTCATCTGGAAAGATTGTCACTACACCGAAGAGAGTGGTAAGTGaagaaagaaaaattatatattaa
- the LOC123670662 gene encoding protein sel-1 homolog 1 isoform X2: protein MRYKILLFIVISFANYELSIGALRGPLESNKKQNPDEDTKSYLTSYNEEDDESSALKIVQPPDLSKEKERKKETVDLLLLDQAKVLQKMVEELDFIKTSIIDESPTDHSEEELPPMPESLLHPKELTLEEKEAKEIFDQASQMLNKTRPDKNKAYTLLQEASKKGSQEAKALIAWAKLFGNPLKQDIASAHEMFESLAEIGNPDGHTGLGFLYSIGLSVNVSQARALVHFTFGAIGGNIWSQMIMGYKYWSGITVSPSCEKSLDFYRQVADKVSQGVTFGGGAAIQRIRLLDELENGYSSGILDNDLIEYYQLLAEKGDIQAQVGLGQLHYQGGRGVDLDYQKALHYFTQAANAGNAVAMAYLGKIYLDGSDEINADNFTAFKYFKKASDLNNPVGLSGLGLMYLYGRGVERDYLKAHKYFLAAADQGWVDGQLQLGNMYLNGLGMRKDYKLANKYFSLASQSGHVLAYYNLGQMHAQGTGMLRSCPTAVELFKNVAERGRWGELLMQAHTDYRDGHYNEAFVQYALLAELGYEVAQSNAAFLLDRGEVPMLSGEEALVRGLLYWGRASTQGYSAAQVKLGDYHYYGFGTPVDYEAAATHYRLASEQQHNAQAMFNLGYMHEQGLGMSRDMHLAKRLYDLAAETSSDAKVPVSLALIKLNFLFGMEMLQQSRIYQIMDLSELFSSYWDLYLLTILSMILSTIIYLRWQHIRV from the exons ATGCGgtataaaattttattgtttattgtgaTTTCATTTGCAAATTATGAACTTTCCATTGGGGCGTTACGAGGACCTTTGGAATCAAATAAGAAACAAAATCCTGATGAAGATACTAAAAGTTATTTAACATCTTACAATGAAGAAGATGATGAAAGTTCTGCTTTAAAAATTGTTCAACCCCCTGATTTATCAAAGGAAAAGGAAAGAAAGAAAG AAACTGTGGATTTACTCTTACTAGATCAAGCTAAGGTTCTCCAAAAAATGGTTGAAGAACTTGATTTTATAAAGACTTCTATAATAGATGAAAGTCCTACTGACCATTCAGAGGAAGAACTTCCCCCAATGCCTGAATCACTCCTTCATCCTAAAGAACTCACTCTTGAAGAAAAAGAAGCTAAAGAAATATTCGATCAAGCATCTCAAATGCTCAATAAAACTAGACCAGACAAGAACAAAGCTTATACTTTATTACAAGAGGCTTCTAAAAAAGGGAGTCAAGAAGCCAAAGCTCTTATTGCTTGGGCTAAACTCTTTGGTAATCCATTGAAGCAAGATATTGCGAGTGCTCATGAAATGTTTGAATCTTTAGCTGAAATTGGTAATCCAGATGGACACACTGGATTAg GTTTTTTGTATTCAATTGGATTATCTGTGAATGTTAGTCAAGCACGAGCATTAGTTCACTTTACTTTTGGAGCAATTGGAGGAAATATATGGTCACAAATGATCATGGGTTATAAATATTGGTCAGGAATAACTGTATCACCAAGTTGTGAGAAGTCCTTAGACTTTTATAGGCAAGTTGCAGATAAAG tTAGTCAAGGTGTTACTTTTGGAGGAGGTGCTGCTATTCAGAGAATAAGATTACTTGATGAGTTAGAAAATGGATACTCATCAGGTATATTGGACAATGATCTCATAGAGTATTATCAGCTTCTTGCCGAGAAAGGTGATATACAAGCACag gtGGGATTGGGACAGTTACATTATCAAGGAGGTCGAGGTGTTGATTTGGACTACCAGAAAGCTCTTCATTATTTCACACAGGCAGCAAATGCAGGTAATGCTGTTGCAATGGCATATTTGGGAAAG ATCTATCTGGATGGAAGCGATGAAATAAATGCTGATAATTTTACAGCTTTTAAGTATTTCAAAAAAGCATCAGACTTGAATAACCCAGTTGGTCTTAGCGGACTAGGTTTGATGTATTTATATGGGCGGGGAGTAGAAAGAGATTATCTGAAAGCTCATAAATATTTTCTTGCTGCCGCAGATCAAGGTTGGGTTGATGGTCAACTTCAATTGGGCAATATGTATCTTA ATGGATTGGGGATGAGAAAGGATTACAAGTTGGCCAACAAGTATTTTTCTTTGGCATCACAATCCGGACATGTATTGGCTTACTATAATTTGGGACAGATGCATGCTCAGGGTACTGGTATGCTTAGATCATGTCCAACAGCTGTGGAGCTATTCAAGAATGTAGCAGAAAGAGGAAGGTGGGGTGAACTCCTAATGCAG GCTCACACAGACTATAGAGATGGACACTACAATGAGGCATTTGTACAGTATGCCCTATTAGCAGAACTTGGCTATGAAGTTGCTCAAAGTAATGCAGCTTTTCTTTTGGATCGAGGCGAAGTTCCAATGTTGTCAGGAGAAGAAGCTCTTGTCAGAGGACTCCTGTACTGGGGAAGGGCATCAACACAGGGTTATTCCGCAGCACag GTGAAGTTGGGAGATTATCATTATTATGGCTTTGGCACTCCAGTTGATTATGAAGCAGCAGCTACCCATTACAGGCTAGCCTCTGAACAACAACATAATGCTCAAGCAATGTTCAACTTGGGATACATGCATGAACAAGGTCTAGGAATGTCCAGAGATATGCATCTCGCCAAAAGGTTGTATGATTTGGCAGCTGAAACTAGCAGTGATGCTAAGGTACCGGTATCATTGGCActtatcaaattgaatttcttaTTTGGAATGGAAATGTTACAGCAG
- the LOC123670662 gene encoding protein sel-1 homolog 1 isoform X1, with amino-acid sequence MRYKILLFIVISFANYELSIGALRGPLESNKKQNPDEDTKSYLTSYNEEDDESSALKIVQPPDLSKEKERKKETVDLLLLDQAKVLQKMVEELDFIKTSIIDESPTDHSEEELPPMPESLLHPKELTLEEKEAKEIFDQASQMLNKTRPDKNKAYTLLQEASKKGSQEAKALIAWAKLFGNPLKQDIASAHEMFESLAEIGNPDGHTGLGFLYSIGLSVNVSQARALVHFTFGAIGGNIWSQMIMGYKYWSGITVSPSCEKSLDFYRQVADKVSQGVTFGGGAAIQRIRLLDELENGYSSGILDNDLIEYYQLLAEKGDIQAQVGLGELHYQGGREDDLDYQKALRHFTRTSKLVGLGQLHYQGGRGVDLDYQKALHYFTQAANAGNAVAMAYLGKIYLDGSDEINADNFTAFKYFKKASDLNNPVGLSGLGLMYLYGRGVERDYLKAHKYFLAAADQGWVDGQLQLGNMYLNGLGMRKDYKLANKYFSLASQSGHVLAYYNLGQMHAQGTGMLRSCPTAVELFKNVAERGRWGELLMQAHTDYRDGHYNEAFVQYALLAELGYEVAQSNAAFLLDRGEVPMLSGEEALVRGLLYWGRASTQGYSAAQVKLGDYHYYGFGTPVDYEAAATHYRLASEQQHNAQAMFNLGYMHEQGLGMSRDMHLAKRLYDLAAETSSDAKVPVSLALIKLNFLFGMEMLQQSRIYQIMDLSELFSSYWDLYLLTILSMILSTIIYLRWQHIRV; translated from the exons ATGCGgtataaaattttattgtttattgtgaTTTCATTTGCAAATTATGAACTTTCCATTGGGGCGTTACGAGGACCTTTGGAATCAAATAAGAAACAAAATCCTGATGAAGATACTAAAAGTTATTTAACATCTTACAATGAAGAAGATGATGAAAGTTCTGCTTTAAAAATTGTTCAACCCCCTGATTTATCAAAGGAAAAGGAAAGAAAGAAAG AAACTGTGGATTTACTCTTACTAGATCAAGCTAAGGTTCTCCAAAAAATGGTTGAAGAACTTGATTTTATAAAGACTTCTATAATAGATGAAAGTCCTACTGACCATTCAGAGGAAGAACTTCCCCCAATGCCTGAATCACTCCTTCATCCTAAAGAACTCACTCTTGAAGAAAAAGAAGCTAAAGAAATATTCGATCAAGCATCTCAAATGCTCAATAAAACTAGACCAGACAAGAACAAAGCTTATACTTTATTACAAGAGGCTTCTAAAAAAGGGAGTCAAGAAGCCAAAGCTCTTATTGCTTGGGCTAAACTCTTTGGTAATCCATTGAAGCAAGATATTGCGAGTGCTCATGAAATGTTTGAATCTTTAGCTGAAATTGGTAATCCAGATGGACACACTGGATTAg GTTTTTTGTATTCAATTGGATTATCTGTGAATGTTAGTCAAGCACGAGCATTAGTTCACTTTACTTTTGGAGCAATTGGAGGAAATATATGGTCACAAATGATCATGGGTTATAAATATTGGTCAGGAATAACTGTATCACCAAGTTGTGAGAAGTCCTTAGACTTTTATAGGCAAGTTGCAGATAAAG tTAGTCAAGGTGTTACTTTTGGAGGAGGTGCTGCTATTCAGAGAATAAGATTACTTGATGAGTTAGAAAATGGATACTCATCAGGTATATTGGACAATGATCTCATAGAGTATTATCAGCTTCTTGCCGAGAAAGGTGATATACAAGCACag gtTGGATTAGGAGAGCTACATTATCAAGGAGGCAGAGAGGATGATTTGGACTACCAAAAAGCTCTTCGTCATTTCACACGAACATCtaaactg gtGGGATTGGGACAGTTACATTATCAAGGAGGTCGAGGTGTTGATTTGGACTACCAGAAAGCTCTTCATTATTTCACACAGGCAGCAAATGCAGGTAATGCTGTTGCAATGGCATATTTGGGAAAG ATCTATCTGGATGGAAGCGATGAAATAAATGCTGATAATTTTACAGCTTTTAAGTATTTCAAAAAAGCATCAGACTTGAATAACCCAGTTGGTCTTAGCGGACTAGGTTTGATGTATTTATATGGGCGGGGAGTAGAAAGAGATTATCTGAAAGCTCATAAATATTTTCTTGCTGCCGCAGATCAAGGTTGGGTTGATGGTCAACTTCAATTGGGCAATATGTATCTTA ATGGATTGGGGATGAGAAAGGATTACAAGTTGGCCAACAAGTATTTTTCTTTGGCATCACAATCCGGACATGTATTGGCTTACTATAATTTGGGACAGATGCATGCTCAGGGTACTGGTATGCTTAGATCATGTCCAACAGCTGTGGAGCTATTCAAGAATGTAGCAGAAAGAGGAAGGTGGGGTGAACTCCTAATGCAG GCTCACACAGACTATAGAGATGGACACTACAATGAGGCATTTGTACAGTATGCCCTATTAGCAGAACTTGGCTATGAAGTTGCTCAAAGTAATGCAGCTTTTCTTTTGGATCGAGGCGAAGTTCCAATGTTGTCAGGAGAAGAAGCTCTTGTCAGAGGACTCCTGTACTGGGGAAGGGCATCAACACAGGGTTATTCCGCAGCACag GTGAAGTTGGGAGATTATCATTATTATGGCTTTGGCACTCCAGTTGATTATGAAGCAGCAGCTACCCATTACAGGCTAGCCTCTGAACAACAACATAATGCTCAAGCAATGTTCAACTTGGGATACATGCATGAACAAGGTCTAGGAATGTCCAGAGATATGCATCTCGCCAAAAGGTTGTATGATTTGGCAGCTGAAACTAGCAGTGATGCTAAGGTACCGGTATCATTGGCActtatcaaattgaatttcttaTTTGGAATGGAAATGTTACAGCAG